One Scyliorhinus canicula chromosome 9, sScyCan1.1, whole genome shotgun sequence DNA segment encodes these proteins:
- the tmem170a gene encoding transmembrane protein 170A codes for MQIGGGLSVHQILSLGLIPRAGNTTCHGNVTTSLCQFSEMWYGVFLWALLSTVFIYVPAGLLAFVMLRHHKYGRFMSLGILAGILGPITAAVLTSAAIAGVYRAATKQMVPLEALVLGVGQVFFIVAIAFLRILATL; via the exons ATGCAGATCGGCGGCGGCTTGTCGGTGCACCAGATCCTGAGCCTGGGCCTGATCCCTCGGGCGGGCAACACGACCTGCCATGGAAACGTCACCACATCCTTATGCCAATTCTCCG AGATGTGGTATGGAGTGTTCCTTTGGGCTTTGCTGTCCACCGTTTTTATCTATGTTCCTGCTGGATTACTGGCATTTGTCATGCTGCGGCACCACAAATATGGACGTTTCATGTCTCTGGGTATCCTGGCTGGAATCCTGGGACCAATTACTGCAGCAGTGTTGACCA GTGCAGCTATTGCTGGTGTCTACAGAGCTGCTACAAAGCAAATGGTGCCCCTTGAAGCTTTGGTTCTCGGAGTTGGACAGGTATTTTTCATCGTTGCAATAGCCTTTCTGCGAATTTTAGCAACTTTATAG